A single Bacillus sp. HMF5848 DNA region contains:
- a CDS encoding metal-dependent hydrolase, with protein MDTGTHVVMGLALGAMATLDPAITPGTITGQAVLVGTLIGSQLPDSDTVLKLVNNAKYIRNHRGITHSLPAVLLWPILATIGLHFVFPEANILHVWIWTFIAVCFHVFVDIFNAYGTQALRPLSNKWVAIGVINTFDPFIFSMHVVGLILWRFGFHPGYTFIGIYIVLLGYYVLRFYMKHRVIKACHAIVPHVQKVIVSPTLRFTNWHLVIITDKKQYVAKAAGEKITIVDSFEILKIPDIPVVQKAMKDKNLSAFLSFSPVYRWEFEILDDHYEVRFTDLRYLSKGYYPFVAVVKLDLQENIISSYTGWIFSEAKLMKKLKFVTES; from the coding sequence GTGGATACAGGTACACATGTTGTAATGGGGCTTGCACTAGGCGCGATGGCCACTTTGGACCCTGCTATCACACCTGGAACAATAACAGGGCAAGCAGTATTAGTGGGTACGCTAATTGGTTCTCAGCTTCCTGATTCAGATACAGTACTAAAATTAGTGAATAACGCCAAATACATTCGAAACCATCGTGGTATCACCCATTCTCTTCCGGCAGTATTATTGTGGCCTATCCTAGCTACCATTGGACTCCATTTTGTTTTTCCTGAAGCAAATATTCTCCATGTTTGGATATGGACATTTATAGCCGTATGCTTTCATGTATTTGTAGATATTTTTAATGCTTACGGTACACAAGCACTTAGACCACTTTCCAATAAGTGGGTTGCAATAGGTGTTATTAATACATTTGATCCGTTCATCTTCTCTATGCATGTAGTTGGATTAATATTATGGAGGTTTGGCTTTCACCCTGGCTACACATTTATTGGCATTTACATTGTTTTACTTGGCTATTATGTACTACGGTTTTATATGAAACACCGTGTCATTAAGGCCTGTCATGCTATCGTGCCACATGTACAAAAGGTGATTGTATCACCAACACTTCGTTTTACGAATTGGCATTTAGTCATTATAACAGATAAAAAGCAATATGTCGCAAAAGCAGCTGGAGAAAAAATTACCATTGTGGACAGTTTTGAAATATTAAAAATACCAGATATACCCGTTGTTCAAAAAGCTATGAAGGATAAAAATTTGTCTGCATTTTTGTCCTTTTCACCTGTATACCGTTGGGAATTTGAAATTCTCGATGATCATTATGAGGTTCGTTTCACCGATTTACGCTACTTGAGCAAGGGATATTATCCTTTTGTCGCTGTGGTAAAGCTTGACTTACAGGAGAATATTATTAGCTCCTATACAGGATGGATTTTTAGTGAAGCTAAACTGATGAAAAAACTTAAGTTTGTAACCGAATCTTAA
- a CDS encoding YgaB family protein → MHFNDAVTKQMEIMDRMLYLQATLDINQHMDENEIKVIKKEIKQLQLAFDEQTEEVIRSYLKEKEATSI, encoded by the coding sequence ATGCACTTTAATGATGCGGTAACAAAACAAATGGAAATTATGGATCGTATGCTATACTTGCAAGCTACTCTAGATATAAACCAACATATGGATGAAAATGAGATTAAGGTTATAAAAAAAGAAATTAAACAGCTTCAACTCGCTTTTGATGAGCAAACAGAAGAAGTCATCCGTTCGTACCTTAAGGAAAAGGAAGCAACATCCATTTAG
- a CDS encoding DUF402 domain-containing protein has protein sequence MSFPAEGDQIQIHSYKHNGLIHRVWEETTVLKGTQNTVIGGNDRTIVTESDGRTWITREPAICFFHAKYWFNIIGMIRHDGIYYYCNLSSPFVWDDEALKYIDYDLDVKVFPDMTYILLDEDEYEVHRKQMNYPDVIDRILKNNVERLTSWVQQRKGPFAPDFIETWYERYLTYRK, from the coding sequence ATGTCTTTTCCAGCGGAGGGAGATCAAATTCAAATACACAGTTATAAACATAACGGACTGATTCACAGAGTATGGGAGGAAACAACCGTACTTAAGGGGACGCAAAACACTGTTATAGGTGGAAATGACCGGACGATTGTAACAGAATCGGATGGTAGAACATGGATTACTCGCGAACCAGCCATTTGTTTTTTTCATGCTAAGTACTGGTTTAATATTATCGGTATGATTCGCCATGATGGAATATATTATTATTGTAATTTAAGTTCTCCATTTGTTTGGGATGATGAAGCATTGAAGTATATTGATTATGATTTAGATGTCAAAGTTTTCCCTGACATGACTTATATTTTGCTTGATGAAGATGAATATGAAGTACATAGAAAGCAAATGAATTATCCTGATGTTATAGATCGTATACTGAAAAACAATGTGGAGCGGTTAACATCATGGGTGCAACAACGCAAAGGACCTTTTGCACCTGATTTTATTGAAACATGGTATGAACGATATTTAACATATAGAAAATAA
- the mutY gene encoding A/G-specific adenine glycosylase produces the protein MPNIQEILQNFNIEGFQHDLLSWFEHEQRDLPWRKDQDPYKIWVSEIMLQQTKVEAVKPYFTTFMERFPTIQALANADEQDVLKTWEGLGYYSRARNLHSAVKEVVEKYEGKVPSNPKEISTLKGVGPYTQGAILSIAYNQPEPAVDGNVMRVMSRILLVKEDIMQVKTRKLFEKIITNIISEKNPSFFNQGLMELGALICIPKKPACLLCPVQEHCRALKEGMQYELPIRKAKKKQKTVTIIAAILKSEDGKILIRKRPNEGLLANMWEFPNYSYVLDDIAPPTMQFMNNLETDLAFKSEIHDQLALITHEFSHLIWHIQVYEGVVKQHGDLSKRDDVALVTLEQLSNYPFSVAHQKIIKSYIEKRNQEV, from the coding sequence ATGCCCAATATACAAGAAATATTACAAAACTTTAATATAGAAGGATTTCAGCATGATTTACTATCATGGTTTGAACATGAACAGCGTGACTTACCATGGAGAAAAGACCAAGATCCATACAAAATTTGGGTATCAGAAATAATGCTTCAGCAAACAAAAGTGGAAGCTGTTAAACCTTATTTTACTACTTTTATGGAAAGATTCCCAACAATACAGGCTTTAGCTAATGCGGATGAACAAGATGTATTAAAAACGTGGGAAGGTTTAGGCTATTATTCAAGGGCTAGAAATTTGCACAGTGCTGTTAAAGAAGTAGTAGAGAAGTATGAAGGTAAGGTGCCTAGTAATCCGAAAGAAATCAGCACTCTAAAAGGTGTCGGACCATATACACAGGGCGCTATTTTAAGTATAGCTTATAATCAACCAGAACCAGCGGTAGATGGAAATGTAATGCGAGTAATGTCACGAATACTGTTAGTAAAAGAAGATATAATGCAAGTTAAAACAAGAAAACTGTTTGAAAAAATCATCACAAACATAATATCGGAGAAAAACCCGTCTTTTTTTAACCAAGGATTAATGGAATTAGGCGCTCTTATTTGTATTCCAAAGAAGCCAGCCTGTTTACTCTGCCCTGTTCAAGAACATTGTCGTGCACTTAAAGAAGGCATGCAGTACGAGCTTCCAATTCGAAAGGCAAAGAAGAAGCAAAAAACGGTTACTATTATAGCTGCTATCCTAAAGAGCGAAGATGGAAAGATTTTAATTAGGAAGCGACCTAATGAAGGTTTGCTCGCTAATATGTGGGAATTTCCTAATTATTCTTATGTTCTAGATGATATTGCGCCTCCAACAATGCAATTTATGAATAATCTTGAAACAGATTTAGCATTTAAAAGTGAAATACATGACCAGCTTGCGTTAATCACACATGAATTTTCACATCTTATCTGGCATATTCAAGTGTACGAAGGTGTTGTGAAACAACACGGGGATTTAAGCAAACGAGATGATGTTGCGCTTGTTACATTAGAACAATTAAGTAACTATCCATTTTCGGTAGCTCATCAAAAAATAATAAAATCATATATCGAGAAAAGAAACCAGGAAGTGTAA
- a CDS encoding gamma-type small acid-soluble spore protein, translating to MMDQGAKTNVQKVKQQNAQSMQKAASQQAGQQGQQYGTEFASETDAQQVKQQNAQSAQKSQKNY from the coding sequence ATGATGGATCAAGGAGCAAAAACAAACGTACAAAAAGTTAAACAACAAAACGCACAATCAATGCAGAAAGCAGCTAGCCAACAAGCTGGTCAGCAAGGACAGCAGTACGGCACTGAGTTTGCTAGCGAAACAGATGCGCAACAAGTTAAGCAACAAAATGCACAATCTGCACAAAAATCTCAAAAAAACTACTAA
- a CDS encoding ROK family protein, giving the protein MMEQVYCGVDIGGTNTKFAVVTQSGNIKYKYEVSTLLDKGGDNLLNMLYTELKTITDEYPIQAVGIGIPTFVHTKLGVVLKYERVNWSQFELSKVIQTKLNIPVTILNDANAAALGEMWTNSGDNSSCNIIFVTLGTSVGGGVVIDGQLHEGSHWMAGELGHMTVEPKHGLVCTCGKTGCLKMYASATAIAAKAINAVKNGVTTILNEYYIKNGNITAKDVSAAALEGDILASDIFAEAGLYLGLALAQLATVFDPQRIVIGGGVSNAGDVLIAPTQASFKEFVLKELAERIRPEISALGNDAGVLGAAWLAKVIR; this is encoded by the coding sequence ATGATGGAACAAGTATACTGTGGTGTAGATATAGGTGGCACAAACACTAAATTTGCAGTTGTTACACAATCGGGCAATATAAAATATAAATATGAAGTATCAACATTACTTGATAAAGGTGGAGACAATCTGCTAAACATGCTCTACACAGAGCTTAAAACTATCACTGATGAATATCCGATACAAGCTGTTGGTATTGGTATACCGACATTTGTGCACACAAAACTAGGGGTTGTACTTAAGTATGAGCGTGTAAATTGGTCTCAATTTGAACTATCAAAGGTTATACAAACTAAATTAAACATACCTGTTACTATATTAAATGACGCAAACGCAGCTGCGCTTGGAGAAATGTGGACAAATAGCGGAGACAATTCAAGTTGCAATATAATATTTGTTACGCTTGGTACGAGTGTTGGTGGAGGCGTTGTTATTGATGGGCAATTGCATGAAGGGAGTCATTGGATGGCCGGAGAATTGGGACATATGACCGTTGAACCTAAACATGGGTTAGTATGTACATGTGGAAAAACAGGATGTTTAAAAATGTATGCCTCAGCAACGGCGATAGCAGCAAAAGCTATAAATGCTGTAAAAAATGGTGTTACTACGATTTTAAATGAATATTACATAAAGAATGGAAATATAACTGCGAAAGACGTCTCAGCCGCTGCTCTAGAAGGAGATATCCTTGCAAGCGACATTTTTGCTGAAGCTGGTTTATATTTAGGCTTGGCGTTAGCCCAGCTTGCGACTGTGTTTGATCCGCAACGGATAGTTATTGGTGGAGGCGTATCGAATGCAGGGGATGTACTCATAGCTCCAACACAAGCATCATTTAAGGAGTTTGTCCTAAAAGAGTTAGCAGAAAGAATTCGTCCTGAAATATCAGCGTTAGGTAATGATGCAGGAGTGTTAGGCGCTGCTTGGTTAGCTAAAGTAATAAGATAA
- a CDS encoding bifunctional 2',3'-cyclic-nucleotide 2'-phosphodiesterase/3'-nucleotidase, with translation MKKFRSKKTIASAALALGLIIPQASPAITYAEVMDQDIVKFRIVETSDLHSNVMNYDYYQNSTGKNYGIAKAATVIQEARDEVANSILVDNGDTIQGSPVGDYVVNKDLMEQEGYVHPIIRAMNLLDYDFATVGNHEFNYGLDFLNAALEGAEFPYVNANVYDTNGENYFTPFEIVEKEVVDTDGETHTIKIGVTGFVPPDIMNWDEKHLNGKLVVEDIVKSAEKVVPEMKAAGADVVVVLAHSGIADYDENGNLKPYAEMMENAGYYLSQVEDVDAILTGHQHRSFPNVEKPSFQDGNGIDNATGTINGVPVAMPSSWGSDLGLIDLTIEKVDGKWDVTEGQASLRSTKDATLDADIEADVVAEHEATIEYMGSPVGELKGDLNTYFALVKDNASMEIVNRAQTAYVEKALKGTEYEGLPILSAAAPFKAGRSGVDNYTNVPSGTIAIKNVADLYYYDNNVVTALKITGDVVQEWLEWSAGQFNQIDPNSTEEQKLVNTDFPTYNFDVIDGVTYEIDVTQPAKYDKGQNVINPDANRIKNLMYNGQPVTADMEFIVAANDYRAGTGKLMNPGGANTILKAPDSNRDAVMAYVKENGVVDASVNNNWSFTPIAGDVNVVFHSNPAAEAIMTDDMTYTGVTDEKGFGFFTIDLSPKVSFADVPAGYWASDYISSLAKKGIVHGKDPQTFDPESTVTRGQFVAMIVRALGLSDGSGDIQKEIEIAYNNGITTLTPAEFGASNTITRQQMAAMVMRAYEVKLGAEYNATTTATYKDSGAIADEFSAYVNEAAELGFMTGYDNGSFGPNDGAKRSQAAKVVYMFLSK, from the coding sequence TTGAAAAAGTTTCGTAGTAAAAAGACAATAGCAAGCGCAGCATTAGCACTAGGACTAATTATTCCACAGGCTTCACCTGCTATTACGTATGCTGAAGTGATGGACCAGGATATCGTTAAGTTTCGTATTGTTGAAACGAGTGATCTTCACTCAAACGTTATGAACTATGATTACTATCAAAATAGTACTGGGAAAAACTATGGTATTGCAAAAGCGGCAACTGTGATTCAAGAAGCTCGCGATGAAGTTGCTAACAGTATTCTTGTTGATAATGGTGATACGATTCAAGGTAGCCCAGTAGGAGATTATGTTGTAAACAAAGACCTAATGGAGCAAGAGGGCTATGTACATCCTATCATTCGTGCTATGAATCTACTTGATTATGATTTTGCTACAGTTGGAAATCATGAATTTAACTACGGATTAGATTTTTTAAATGCAGCTCTTGAAGGTGCAGAATTCCCTTACGTAAATGCAAATGTATACGATACAAATGGTGAAAACTATTTCACACCATTTGAGATTGTTGAAAAAGAAGTTGTTGATACAGATGGTGAAACACATACAATTAAAATCGGTGTAACAGGTTTTGTTCCACCTGATATTATGAACTGGGATGAAAAACATTTAAACGGCAAGCTTGTTGTTGAAGATATTGTAAAATCAGCTGAAAAAGTTGTACCAGAAATGAAGGCTGCTGGCGCAGATGTAGTAGTGGTTCTAGCACACTCTGGTATTGCTGATTATGATGAGAACGGTAACTTAAAGCCTTATGCTGAAATGATGGAGAATGCTGGATACTATTTAAGCCAAGTTGAAGACGTTGATGCTATTTTAACGGGACACCAGCACAGATCATTTCCTAACGTAGAAAAACCATCTTTCCAAGACGGTAATGGTATTGATAATGCGACAGGTACTATCAATGGCGTGCCAGTGGCAATGCCAAGCTCTTGGGGAAGTGACCTTGGTTTAATCGACTTAACAATTGAAAAAGTTGATGGTAAATGGGATGTAACAGAAGGACAAGCTTCTTTACGTTCAACTAAGGATGCTACTTTAGACGCTGATATTGAAGCTGATGTAGTAGCAGAGCATGAAGCAACTATTGAATATATGGGAAGCCCTGTAGGTGAATTAAAGGGTGATTTGAACACGTACTTTGCTCTAGTGAAAGATAATGCATCAATGGAAATTGTAAACCGCGCGCAAACTGCGTACGTTGAGAAGGCGCTAAAAGGTACAGAGTACGAAGGACTTCCGATCCTTTCAGCTGCTGCACCATTTAAAGCAGGACGTAGTGGTGTTGACAACTATACAAATGTGCCATCAGGTACAATTGCAATTAAAAACGTGGCTGACTTATATTACTATGACAACAACGTAGTAACAGCACTTAAAATAACAGGCGATGTAGTACAAGAGTGGTTAGAATGGTCAGCAGGTCAATTTAACCAAATCGATCCAAACAGCACAGAAGAGCAAAAGCTTGTGAATACAGATTTCCCAACATATAACTTTGATGTTATTGATGGCGTAACGTATGAAATTGATGTAACACAACCAGCTAAATACGATAAAGGTCAAAACGTAATTAACCCAGACGCTAATCGTATTAAAAACTTAATGTACAACGGCCAACCTGTAACAGCTGATATGGAATTTATCGTTGCAGCAAATGACTACCGTGCGGGAACTGGTAAATTAATGAATCCAGGTGGAGCAAACACAATTTTAAAAGCTCCTGATTCAAACCGTGATGCTGTTATGGCTTATGTAAAAGAAAACGGAGTGGTAGATGCATCAGTTAATAATAACTGGTCATTCACACCAATTGCTGGTGATGTAAATGTAGTATTCCATTCAAATCCAGCTGCTGAAGCTATCATGACAGATGATATGACTTATACAGGTGTTACAGACGAAAAAGGCTTTGGCTTCTTTACAATTGACCTAAGTCCGAAAGTAAGCTTCGCAGATGTACCAGCAGGTTATTGGGCAAGTGATTATATCTCATCTTTAGCTAAAAAAGGCATCGTTCATGGGAAAGATCCACAAACATTTGATCCTGAAAGCACAGTTACTAGAGGGCAATTTGTTGCGATGATCGTACGTGCTTTAGGCTTAAGTGATGGCTCAGGAGATATTCAAAAAGAGATTGAAATTGCTTATAATAACGGTATTACAACATTAACTCCAGCTGAATTCGGTGCAAGCAACACTATTACACGCCAACAAATGGCAGCTATGGTTATGCGTGCATATGAAGTGAAGCTTGGTGCAGAGTATAATGCTACTACAACAGCAACTTACAAAGATAGTGGTGCAATCGCTGATGAGTTTAGTGCATATGTTAATGAAGCAGCAGAACTTGGCTTCATGACAGGCTATGACAACGGTTCTTTTGGACCGAATGATGGAGCAAAACGCTCGCAAGCAGCAAAAGTTGTTTATATGTTTTTATCTAAATAA
- a CDS encoding aromatic acid exporter family protein, whose translation MKVGARILKTGIAITMSLYLATLLQLPTPVFAGIAAIFAIQPSIYRSYLSVIEQVQANVIGAFFAIMFVLLFGNDPFVIGLTAIIVIAINIRLKTESTIAVAVVTVVAIMQSPGDHFIQFALVRFSTVMLGVFSAFAVNLIFIPPKYEHKLYNRIVELTEEIFKWIRITTRNAAAHGQLRLDIDHMKERRMKLDQLYLLYKEERSYFKKHTFAKSRKLVLFRQKIVTLNRLLDLLKILHRMEHEFHQTPLEFQQLVTTELDCLMTCHEQALLKFAGKIKTNSSFDNDPLLLCGTNIVEQFLAIREQADDSGLKHYDHLFPLIGWIIDYREQIIHLNRLIDSFQNYHTNDELDI comes from the coding sequence ATGAAGGTCGGAGCCCGAATATTAAAGACAGGCATCGCAATTACGATGTCTTTATACTTGGCAACCTTGTTACAGCTTCCAACTCCTGTTTTTGCTGGTATCGCAGCCATTTTTGCCATTCAACCATCTATTTATAGATCATATTTATCTGTCATTGAACAAGTTCAAGCAAATGTAATCGGCGCTTTTTTTGCTATAATGTTTGTTTTGTTATTTGGTAACGACCCCTTTGTAATCGGACTAACAGCTATTATAGTAATCGCAATTAATATACGATTAAAAACAGAAAGTACAATAGCTGTTGCTGTTGTAACTGTAGTAGCGATTATGCAAAGTCCGGGGGATCATTTTATCCAATTTGCACTTGTTCGTTTTTCAACTGTTATGTTAGGGGTTTTTTCTGCATTCGCGGTTAACCTTATATTCATTCCTCCAAAATATGAGCATAAGCTATATAACCGTATTGTGGAATTAACTGAAGAAATATTTAAGTGGATTCGAATAACTACTAGAAACGCGGCAGCGCACGGTCAATTGCGGTTAGATATTGATCATATGAAAGAACGACGCATGAAACTTGATCAGCTTTATCTTTTATATAAAGAGGAGCGTAGCTATTTTAAGAAACATACATTTGCTAAGTCGCGTAAATTAGTTTTATTTCGACAAAAGATTGTTACGTTGAATCGCTTGCTTGATTTGTTAAAAATACTTCATCGCATGGAGCATGAATTTCATCAAACTCCGCTTGAGTTTCAACAGCTTGTAACAACTGAATTAGACTGTCTTATGACTTGTCATGAACAAGCATTGCTAAAATTTGCGGGGAAAATTAAAACAAACAGTTCTTTTGACAATGACCCACTGCTTTTATGTGGCACCAATATCGTAGAGCAGTTTCTTGCAATACGAGAACAGGCGGATGATTCTGGTCTTAAACATTATGATCACCTCTTCCCGCTAATAGGCTGGATCATAGACTATCGTGAGCAAATCATTCATCTTAACCGTCTTATAGACAGTTTCCAAAATTATCATACGAATGATGAGCTAGATATTTAA
- a CDS encoding ABC transporter ATP-binding protein: MGVIKRYMKFVSPYKWQIIGTIIIGVIKFAIPLAIPLLLKYVVDDIISAEELSSAEKTNNLIIIMAIMFGIFVILRPPIEYFRQYYAQWTGSKIIFDIRDQLFTHIQKLSFRYYANSRVGEIISRVINDVEQTKTFVITGLMNVWLDMVTIVIAIIIMMTMDVTLTLVSIITLPIYAIAVRYFFGQLRHLTRVRSQALANLQAHLHERIQGMPVVKSFAIEDYEQEQFNTQNTYFLNKALDHTSWNAKSFAVVNTITDIAPLIVIAFAGYQVIQEDLTIGAMIAFVGYIERLYGPLRRLVNSSTSLTQAFASMDRVFEFLDEKYDVVDSKDAVEVQSVKGALSFKEVSFAYNGQDTVLKHVNLDVKSGETVALVGMSGGGKSSLVSLIPRFYDVTNGSILLDGMDIRHYKVQSLRDKIGVVFQDSILFSDSVLLNISLAKPNATKKEVIAAAKAANAHEFIMNLPEGYDTKVGERGVKLSGGQKQRIAIARVFLKNPPILILDEATSALDLESEQLIQEAIMKLAKDRTTIVVAHRLSTITHADKIVLIEDGEIKEVGSHGQLMEQQGHYHKLFQIQQLN; this comes from the coding sequence TTGGGAGTCATTAAACGTTACATGAAGTTTGTATCACCATACAAATGGCAAATAATTGGTACTATCATTATTGGTGTCATAAAGTTCGCGATACCATTGGCGATACCATTGTTACTTAAATACGTAGTAGATGACATCATTAGTGCTGAAGAACTTTCATCTGCTGAAAAAACAAATAATTTAATAATTATTATGGCTATTATGTTCGGTATTTTTGTAATATTACGTCCACCTATTGAGTATTTTCGGCAATATTATGCGCAGTGGACAGGAAGCAAAATCATTTTTGATATTCGTGACCAGCTTTTTACACATATACAGAAACTAAGCTTTCGCTACTATGCTAATAGTCGTGTAGGAGAAATTATTTCACGTGTTATAAATGATGTGGAGCAGACTAAAACGTTTGTAATTACAGGATTAATGAACGTGTGGCTAGACATGGTAACCATCGTAATTGCTATTATTATTATGATGACAATGGATGTTACTTTAACGCTAGTATCTATTATAACTTTACCTATTTATGCAATAGCTGTTCGCTACTTTTTTGGACAACTACGCCATCTAACGAGAGTGCGTTCGCAGGCTTTAGCGAATTTGCAAGCGCATTTACATGAGAGAATACAAGGAATGCCAGTTGTAAAAAGCTTTGCTATTGAAGATTATGAACAAGAACAATTTAATACACAAAATACATATTTTCTCAACAAAGCACTCGATCACACGAGCTGGAATGCAAAGTCATTTGCAGTCGTTAATACTATTACAGATATTGCCCCTTTAATTGTCATTGCTTTTGCCGGATACCAAGTTATCCAAGAAGATTTAACGATTGGTGCGATGATTGCCTTTGTGGGATACATTGAAAGACTTTATGGTCCTTTACGTAGATTAGTGAACAGTTCGACTTCGTTAACTCAAGCATTTGCATCAATGGATAGAGTTTTTGAATTTCTTGATGAAAAATATGATGTAGTGGATTCAAAAGACGCTGTTGAGGTGCAAAGTGTAAAGGGCGCCTTAAGTTTTAAAGAAGTAAGCTTTGCCTATAACGGTCAAGATACTGTTTTAAAACATGTAAATCTTGACGTTAAATCAGGAGAAACAGTGGCACTTGTCGGGATGAGTGGCGGAGGAAAATCTTCCTTAGTAAGCCTTATTCCACGATTCTATGATGTGACAAATGGATCTATTCTGTTAGATGGAATGGACATTCGCCATTATAAAGTACAAAGTCTTCGTGATAAAATCGGTGTGGTTTTCCAGGATAGTATTTTATTTAGTGACTCAGTTTTACTGAACATTTCACTTGCAAAGCCAAATGCAACAAAAAAAGAAGTTATTGCAGCAGCTAAAGCTGCTAATGCCCACGAATTTATCATGAATCTTCCTGAAGGATATGATACAAAAGTTGGTGAGCGTGGCGTTAAATTGTCCGGTGGTCAGAAACAAAGAATTGCCATTGCGCGCGTTTTCCTAAAGAACCCACCTATTCTAATTCTTGATGAAGCAACATCTGCATTGGATTTAGAAAGCGAACAGCTTATACAAGAAGCGATTATGAAGTTAGCTAAAGATCGTACGACAATTGTTGTCGCACATCGGTTATCCACTATAACGCATGCAGATAAAATAGTATTGATTGAAGATGGTGAGATTAAAGAAGTTGGTTCTCACGGACAATTAATGGAGCAGCAAGGGCATTACCATAAGTTATTTCAAATTCAACAATTGAATTAA